Proteins encoded in a region of the Zea mays cultivar B73 chromosome 4, Zm-B73-REFERENCE-NAM-5.0, whole genome shotgun sequence genome:
- the LOC541931 gene encoding probable histone deacetylase 19 isoform X3 codes for MDPSSAGSGGNSLPSVGPDGQKRRVCYFYDPDVGNYYYGQGHPMKPHRIRMTHSLLARYGLLNQMQVYRPNPARDRDLCRFHADDYINFLRSVTPETQQDQIRLLKRFNVGEDCPVFDGLYSFCQTYAGASVGGAVKLNHGHDIAINWSGGLHHAKKCEASGFCYVNDIVLAILELLKHHETGVALGQEPEDKMPVNEYYEYFGPDYTLHVAPSNMENKNTRQQLDDIRSKLLDNLSKLRHAPSVHFQERVPDTEIPEQDEDQDDPDERHDPDSDMEVDDHKAVEESSRRSILGIKIKREFGENATRVQDGGRVASEHRGLEPMAEDIGSSKQAPADASAMAIDEPSNVKNEPESSTKLQGQAAAYHKP; via the exons ATGGACCCGTCATCGGCGGGCTCCGGCGGCAACTCCCTCCCGTCCGTCGGCCCCGACGGGCAGAAGCGGCGCGTGTGCTACTTCTACGACCCGGATGTGGGCAACTACTACTACGGGCAGGGCCATCCGATGAAGCCGCACCGCATCCGGATGACGCACTCGCTGCTGGCGCGCTACGGCCTCCTCAACCAGATGCAGGTGTACCGCCCCAACCCGGCCCGCGACCGCGACCTCTGCCGCTTCCACGCCGACGACTACATCAACTTCCTGCGCTCCGTCACGCCGGAAACGCAGCAGGACCAGATCCGCCTGCTCAAGCGCTTCAACGTCGGCGAGGACTGCCCCGTCTTCGACGGCCTCTACAGCTTCTGCCAGACCTATGCGGGCGCCTCCGTcggcggggccgtcaagctcaACCACGGCCATGACATCGCAATCAACTGGTCGGGGGGCCTGCACCACGCCAAGAAGTGCGAGGCGTCGGGCTTCTGCTACGTCAATGACATCGTGCTCGCCATACTCGAGCTGCTCAAGCATCACGAG ACTGGAGTTGCTCTTGgccaagagcctgaagacaagatgcCTGTTAATGAGTACTATGAATACTTCGGTCCAGATTACACTCTTCATGTTGCACCAAGTAACATGGAGAACAAAAATACACGACAACAACTGGATGATATACGATCTAAACTTCTGGATAATCTTTCAAAACTTCGACATGCTCCTAGTGTCCACTTTCAAGAGAGAGTTCCTGACACAGAAATACCTGAG caagatgaagatcaagatgatCCAGATGAACGACATGATCCTGACTCTGATATGGAAGTGGATGACCACAAGGCTGTGGAAGAGTCATCGAG GAGGAGCATTCTAGGTATAAAAATCAAGAGAGAATTTGGTGAAAATGCGACCAGAGTACAG GATGGTGGCAGGGTTGCATCTGAACATAGAGGACTGGAACCCATGGCAGAAGACATTGGTTCCTCCAAGCAAGCTCCT GCAGATGCCAGTGCAATGGCCATCGATGAACCAAGCAATGTCaagaatgaacctgagagctcaaCTAAATTGCAAGGCCAAGCAGCTGCGTACCACAAGCCATAG
- the LOC541931 gene encoding probable histone deacetylase 19 isoform X1, translating to MDPSSAGSGGNSLPSVGPDGQKRRVCYFYDPDVGNYYYGQGHPMKPHRIRMTHSLLARYGLLNQMQVYRPNPARDRDLCRFHADDYINFLRSVTPETQQDQIRLLKRFNVGEDCPVFDGLYSFCQTYAGASVGGAVKLNHGHDIAINWSGGLHHAKKCEASGFCYVNDIVLAILELLKHHERVLYVDIDIHHGDGVEEAFYTTDRVMTVSFHKFGDYFPGTGDIRDIGHSKGKYYSLNVPLDDGIDDESYQSLFKPIMGKVMEVFRPGAVVLQCGADSLSGDRLGCFNLSIKGHAECVRYMRSFNVPLLLLGGGGYTIRNVARCWCYETGVALGQEPEDKMPVNEYYEYFGPDYTLHVAPSNMENKNTRQQLDDIRSKLLDNLSKLRHAPSVHFQERVPDTEIPEQDEDQDDPDERHDPDSDMEVDDHKAVEESSRRSILGIKIKREFGENATRVQDGGRVASEHRGLEPMAEDIGSSKQAPADASAMAIDEPSNVKNEPESSTKLQGQAAAYHKP from the exons ATGGACCCGTCATCGGCGGGCTCCGGCGGCAACTCCCTCCCGTCCGTCGGCCCCGACGGGCAGAAGCGGCGCGTGTGCTACTTCTACGACCCGGATGTGGGCAACTACTACTACGGGCAGGGCCATCCGATGAAGCCGCACCGCATCCGGATGACGCACTCGCTGCTGGCGCGCTACGGCCTCCTCAACCAGATGCAGGTGTACCGCCCCAACCCGGCCCGCGACCGCGACCTCTGCCGCTTCCACGCCGACGACTACATCAACTTCCTGCGCTCCGTCACGCCGGAAACGCAGCAGGACCAGATCCGCCTGCTCAAGCGCTTCAACGTCGGCGAGGACTGCCCCGTCTTCGACGGCCTCTACAGCTTCTGCCAGACCTATGCGGGCGCCTCCGTcggcggggccgtcaagctcaACCACGGCCATGACATCGCAATCAACTGGTCGGGGGGCCTGCACCACGCCAAGAAGTGCGAGGCGTCGGGCTTCTGCTACGTCAATGACATCGTGCTCGCCATACTCGAGCTGCTCAAGCATCACGAG AGAGTTCTGTATGTCGATATCGATATCCACCATGGTGATGGAGTGGAGGAGGCTTTCTACACAACAGATAGGGTTATGACTGTCTCGTTCCACAAGTTTGGTGATTATTTCCCAGGAACAGGGGATATCCGTGACATTGGGCACTCAAAAGGGAAGTACTACTCCCTGAATGTCCCTCTAGATGATGGGATTGATGATGAAAGCTACCAGTCCCTTTTTAAGCCAATCATGGGCAAAGTTATGGAGGTTTTCCGCCCTGGTGCAGTTGTGCTTCAGTGTGGTGCTGATTCCTTGTCTGGGGATAGGTTGGGCTGCTTCAACCTCTCAATCAAAGGTCATGCGGAATGTGTTAGGTATATGAGGTCTTTCAACGTTCCATTGTTGCTCCTTGGTGGTGGTGGATATACCATAAGAAATGTTGCACGCTGTTGGTGTTATGAG ACTGGAGTTGCTCTTGgccaagagcctgaagacaagatgcCTGTTAATGAGTACTATGAATACTTCGGTCCAGATTACACTCTTCATGTTGCACCAAGTAACATGGAGAACAAAAATACACGACAACAACTGGATGATATACGATCTAAACTTCTGGATAATCTTTCAAAACTTCGACATGCTCCTAGTGTCCACTTTCAAGAGAGAGTTCCTGACACAGAAATACCTGAG caagatgaagatcaagatgatCCAGATGAACGACATGATCCTGACTCTGATATGGAAGTGGATGACCACAAGGCTGTGGAAGAGTCATCGAG GAGGAGCATTCTAGGTATAAAAATCAAGAGAGAATTTGGTGAAAATGCGACCAGAGTACAG GATGGTGGCAGGGTTGCATCTGAACATAGAGGACTGGAACCCATGGCAGAAGACATTGGTTCCTCCAAGCAAGCTCCT GCAGATGCCAGTGCAATGGCCATCGATGAACCAAGCAATGTCaagaatgaacctgagagctcaaCTAAATTGCAAGGCCAAGCAGCTGCGTACCACAAGCCATAG
- the LOC541931 gene encoding probable histone deacetylase 19 isoform X2 — translation MDPSSAGSGGNSLPSVGPDGQKRRVCYFYDPDVGNYYYGQGHPMKPHRIRMTHSLLARYGLLNQMQVYRPNPARDRDLCRFHADDYINFLRSVTPETQQDQIRLLKRFNVGEDCPVFDGLYSFCQTYAGASVGGAVKLNHGHDIAINWSGGLHHAKKCEASGFCYVNDIVLAILELLKHHETGVALGQEPEDKMPVNEYYEYFGPDYTLHVAPSNMENKNTRQQLDDIRSKLLDNLSKLRHAPSVHFQERVPDTEIPEQDEDQDDPDERHDPDSDMEVDDHKAVEESSRRSILGIKIKREFGENATRVQDGGRVASEHRGLEPMAEDIGSSKQAPQADASAMAIDEPSNVKNEPESSTKLQGQAAAYHKP, via the exons ATGGACCCGTCATCGGCGGGCTCCGGCGGCAACTCCCTCCCGTCCGTCGGCCCCGACGGGCAGAAGCGGCGCGTGTGCTACTTCTACGACCCGGATGTGGGCAACTACTACTACGGGCAGGGCCATCCGATGAAGCCGCACCGCATCCGGATGACGCACTCGCTGCTGGCGCGCTACGGCCTCCTCAACCAGATGCAGGTGTACCGCCCCAACCCGGCCCGCGACCGCGACCTCTGCCGCTTCCACGCCGACGACTACATCAACTTCCTGCGCTCCGTCACGCCGGAAACGCAGCAGGACCAGATCCGCCTGCTCAAGCGCTTCAACGTCGGCGAGGACTGCCCCGTCTTCGACGGCCTCTACAGCTTCTGCCAGACCTATGCGGGCGCCTCCGTcggcggggccgtcaagctcaACCACGGCCATGACATCGCAATCAACTGGTCGGGGGGCCTGCACCACGCCAAGAAGTGCGAGGCGTCGGGCTTCTGCTACGTCAATGACATCGTGCTCGCCATACTCGAGCTGCTCAAGCATCACGAG ACTGGAGTTGCTCTTGgccaagagcctgaagacaagatgcCTGTTAATGAGTACTATGAATACTTCGGTCCAGATTACACTCTTCATGTTGCACCAAGTAACATGGAGAACAAAAATACACGACAACAACTGGATGATATACGATCTAAACTTCTGGATAATCTTTCAAAACTTCGACATGCTCCTAGTGTCCACTTTCAAGAGAGAGTTCCTGACACAGAAATACCTGAG caagatgaagatcaagatgatCCAGATGAACGACATGATCCTGACTCTGATATGGAAGTGGATGACCACAAGGCTGTGGAAGAGTCATCGAG GAGGAGCATTCTAGGTATAAAAATCAAGAGAGAATTTGGTGAAAATGCGACCAGAGTACAG GATGGTGGCAGGGTTGCATCTGAACATAGAGGACTGGAACCCATGGCAGAAGACATTGGTTCCTCCAAGCAAGCTCCT CAGGCAGATGCCAGTGCAATGGCCATCGATGAACCAAGCAATGTCaagaatgaacctgagagctcaaCTAAATTGCAAGGCCAAGCAGCTGCGTACCACAAGCCATAG
- the LOC541931 gene encoding probable histone deacetylase 19, with amino-acid sequence MDPSSAGSGGNSLPSVGPDGQKRRVCYFYDPDVGNYYYGQGHPMKPHRIRMTHSLLARYGLLNQMQVYRPNPARDRDLCRFHADDYINFLRSVTPETQQDQIRLLKRFNVGEDCPVFDGLYSFCQTYAGASVGGAVKLNHGHDIAINWSGGLHHAKKCEASGFCYVNDIVLAILELLKHHERVLYVDIDIHHGDGVEEAFYTTDRVMTVSFHKFGDYFPGTGDIRDIGHSKGKYYSLNVPLDDGIDDESYQSLFKPIMGKVMEVFRPGAVVLQCGADSLSGDRLGCFNLSIKGHAECVRYMRSFNVPLLLLGGGGYTIRNVARCWCYETGVALGQEPEDKMPVNEYYEYFGPDYTLHVAPSNMENKNTRQQLDDIRSKLLDNLSKLRHAPSVHFQERVPDTEIPEQDEDQDDPDERHDPDSDMEVDDHKAVEESSRRSILGIKIKREFGENATRVQDGGRVASEHRGLEPMAEDIGSSKQAPQADASAMAIDEPSNVKNEPESSTKLQGQAAAYHKP; translated from the exons ATGGACCCGTCATCGGCGGGCTCCGGCGGCAACTCCCTCCCGTCCGTCGGCCCCGACGGGCAGAAGCGGCGCGTGTGCTACTTCTACGACCCGGATGTGGGCAACTACTACTACGGGCAGGGCCATCCGATGAAGCCGCACCGCATCCGGATGACGCACTCGCTGCTGGCGCGCTACGGCCTCCTCAACCAGATGCAGGTGTACCGCCCCAACCCGGCCCGCGACCGCGACCTCTGCCGCTTCCACGCCGACGACTACATCAACTTCCTGCGCTCCGTCACGCCGGAAACGCAGCAGGACCAGATCCGCCTGCTCAAGCGCTTCAACGTCGGCGAGGACTGCCCCGTCTTCGACGGCCTCTACAGCTTCTGCCAGACCTATGCGGGCGCCTCCGTcggcggggccgtcaagctcaACCACGGCCATGACATCGCAATCAACTGGTCGGGGGGCCTGCACCACGCCAAGAAGTGCGAGGCGTCGGGCTTCTGCTACGTCAATGACATCGTGCTCGCCATACTCGAGCTGCTCAAGCATCACGAG AGAGTTCTGTATGTCGATATCGATATCCACCATGGTGATGGAGTGGAGGAGGCTTTCTACACAACAGATAGGGTTATGACTGTCTCGTTCCACAAGTTTGGTGATTATTTCCCAGGAACAGGGGATATCCGTGACATTGGGCACTCAAAAGGGAAGTACTACTCCCTGAATGTCCCTCTAGATGATGGGATTGATGATGAAAGCTACCAGTCCCTTTTTAAGCCAATCATGGGCAAAGTTATGGAGGTTTTCCGCCCTGGTGCAGTTGTGCTTCAGTGTGGTGCTGATTCCTTGTCTGGGGATAGGTTGGGCTGCTTCAACCTCTCAATCAAAGGTCATGCGGAATGTGTTAGGTATATGAGGTCTTTCAACGTTCCATTGTTGCTCCTTGGTGGTGGTGGATATACCATAAGAAATGTTGCACGCTGTTGGTGTTATGAG ACTGGAGTTGCTCTTGgccaagagcctgaagacaagatgcCTGTTAATGAGTACTATGAATACTTCGGTCCAGATTACACTCTTCATGTTGCACCAAGTAACATGGAGAACAAAAATACACGACAACAACTGGATGATATACGATCTAAACTTCTGGATAATCTTTCAAAACTTCGACATGCTCCTAGTGTCCACTTTCAAGAGAGAGTTCCTGACACAGAAATACCTGAG caagatgaagatcaagatgatCCAGATGAACGACATGATCCTGACTCTGATATGGAAGTGGATGACCACAAGGCTGTGGAAGAGTCATCGAG GAGGAGCATTCTAGGTATAAAAATCAAGAGAGAATTTGGTGAAAATGCGACCAGAGTACAG GATGGTGGCAGGGTTGCATCTGAACATAGAGGACTGGAACCCATGGCAGAAGACATTGGTTCCTCCAAGCAAGCTCCT CAGGCAGATGCCAGTGCAATGGCCATCGATGAACCAAGCAATGTCaagaatgaacctgagagctcaaCTAAATTGCAAGGCCAAGCAGCTGCGTACCACAAGCCATAG